In the genome of Monodelphis domestica isolate mMonDom1 chromosome 2, mMonDom1.pri, whole genome shotgun sequence, one region contains:
- the LOC100014546 gene encoding keratin-associated protein 4-7-like: MVNSCCGSICSNLSCGQDLCQETCCAPSCCRPSCCQSVCCQPSCCQTTCCRPTCCVSSCCQPCCRPTCCRPACCQTTCCRTTCCRPSCCVSSCCRPRCCQSVCCQSSCCRPSCCQSSCCRPSCCQSSCCRPSCCQSSCCHTTCCRPSCCVSSCCRPCCRPSCCVSSCCQPCCRPTCCQTTCCRTTCCRPACCGSSCC, encoded by the coding sequence ATGGTCAACTCCTGTTGTGGCTCCATCTGCTCTAACCTCAGCTGTGGCCAAGACCTCTGTCAGGAGACCTGTTGTGCTCCCAGCTGTTGCAGACCAAGCTGTTGCCAGTCTGTGTGCTGCCAACCAAGCTGCTGCCAAACTACTTGTTGTCGCCCAACTTGCTGTGTGTCCAGCTGCTGCCAACCCTGCTGCCGCCCCACTTGTTGTCGGCCAGCCTGTTGCCAGACCACTTGCTGCAGAACTACCTGCTGCCGCCCCAGCTGCTGTGTGTCTAGCTGCTGCAGACCAAGGTGCTGCCAGTCTGTTTGCTGCCAGTCTAGTTGCTGCCGCCCTTCCTGCTGCCAGTCTAGTTGCTGCCGCCCTTCCTGCTGCCAGTCTAGTTGTTGCCGCCCTTCCTGCTGCCAGTCTAGTTGTTGCCACACAACTTGCTGTCGCCCCAGCTGCTGTGTGTCCAGCTGCTGCCGCCCTTGCTGCCGCCCCAGCTGCTGTGTGTCCAGCTGCTGCCAGCCCTGCTGCAGACCTACTTGCTGCCAGACCACCTGCTGCAGAACCACCTGTTGCCGCCCAGCCTGCTGTGGCTCCTCCTGTTGCTGA